TCCCATTTTGTTTGTTTAGTCGAAGATATTTGGTTATTCAGGACAATTTAAATAGTTTCTTATCAGGAATCGGactggctgcgaaaattTATCTTCGGATTAAGCACCTCTTTCCGTGGATCACCAATTGCCGTCCGAAAACGTCTCCTATATGACTTGACTCTTGAAATCACAGTTTGTATAAAAGGACAAGGAGGATCGGAGATACATTATTATAGTCTTTacccaccaaaaaaaatggTATTAGCTAAACCTTTAAATGTGGCATTGATCCAAACGTTGCCTACTGTTGACCTCGAAGCCAACCTTAAGAGAGTCGACGAGTTGGTAGAAAAGGCTATGACAGAAAAACCAGAAACAGAAATGATTGTCTTCGGGGAGCATTTCTCTACTCCACTTGGAAAGGAATATTATGAAAAGTTTGCTGAAGAGGTTCCAGGTCCAAGATCGGAAATGTTGTGCAACATCGCCAAAAAGTACAAGGTCAATGTTATTGGGGGTTCTTTCGCTGAAAAATACAAGGACACTCTCTACAACACCTCCTTGTCTTTTGATAAGACTGGTAACATGATTGGATACCACAGAAAAGTCCATATGTTTGACATTGATATTCCTAACAAGATCACTGCTAAAGAAAGTGACACCTTCACCGGAGGAACTTCTGCCACTTTGATCAAGGTTCCA
Above is a window of Yamadazyma tenuis chromosome 1, complete sequence DNA encoding:
- the NIT3_1 gene encoding Omega-amidase nit3 (COG:E; EggNog:ENOG503NTXY), with amino-acid sequence MVLAKPLNVALIQTLPTVDLEANLKRVDELVEKAMTEKPETEMIVFGEHFSTPLGKEYYEKFAEEVPGPRSEMLCNIAKKYKVNVIGGSFAEKYKDTLYNTSLSFDKTGNMIGYHRKVHMFDIDIPNKITAKESDTFTGGTSATLIKVPEFGVVGEGICYDIRFPELAAIASRNDAFCMLYPSAFNTTTGPLHWSLLARSRAIDNQVYVIMCSPGRNPDFSYPVYGHSLIVDPSGKILVEAGDGEEILYSTLEPEAIASFRRNIPLETQRRFDVYKDISDGAVTACIEVQDTDSDN